The following are from one region of the Anaeropeptidivorans aminofermentans genome:
- a CDS encoding M28 family peptidase, translating into MKRKMFLALILSFAISVPVQGMEYTVKKGDNLWRLSKQYNFNIDEVVKTNNIKNPRLIYTGQTLILPDKEITETSIAAEIEKTENTEEIKDTVKNIETGKIKTGDLIDTAFTKDVMFTISDFGDDPATGNRSSGSKAEKETANYIYSKMEEVGLKNITIDEFKADGWTFNGANIKIAGENGEEIIHLGGYATEINANDEKLKLVYANKGTQADLAKLDVKGKLVLVDIDQHNEWWINWPAYEAYLKGAYGVIAVNIASYAQYDDDTIGSQDICGPEYAKAMAISKNNANKLKDLIEKSENKEIEVTFNAKSTITKGSAISQNVWGEIPGKTDEVIYFIAHYDGYYHSAFDDASGVASILTIAKAINESGYMPEKTIRFVTHGAEEWGKTDSAYDWSIGAYNQIMNIHPEWAENAFAMINIDGCYPLIDENVLAIRSNYELKDFADKYITTVPATNGKIEIYNSTPPTTGTEDFIYSQNGVPVIAAVSFHDKSNSVYRDGAYHSSADNKKLGFNEEYSKYSSAFFLNMAMSFDQLPLKPLNFNSHMEYIKSTFDESYTPESLYAEFAKAEEAISSLTKNINRLNEEYVSLTANAKNEEAAQLKLEIVSLNKDLYKIFKFMQQSFVKLGWAENKIAPHVNAQDNITEIEQIIDLLKSGDAQTALDEHFYNIDYNWYAYDWSKEAYDYFTNQYRQNAKGTFGEGLVEKPNEDLYDVIKSLNEKTAKGDTDFSAEITAMKKALENQKGYLMESYSKEEADIRLLTEKIIKINTDYSNIFK; encoded by the coding sequence ATGAAAAGAAAAATGTTTTTAGCTTTAATATTGTCCTTTGCAATAAGCGTACCTGTTCAAGGTATGGAGTATACTGTAAAGAAGGGAGATAATTTGTGGAGACTTTCCAAACAATATAATTTTAATATTGATGAGGTTGTTAAAACAAATAATATCAAAAACCCTCGTTTAATCTATACAGGACAAACCTTAATTCTTCCAGATAAAGAGATTACCGAAACCTCTATCGCCGCTGAAATCGAAAAAACCGAGAATACCGAGGAGATTAAGGATACAGTTAAGAACATAGAAACCGGTAAAATCAAAACAGGTGATTTAATTGATACTGCATTTACGAAAGATGTTATGTTTACCATAAGTGATTTCGGCGACGACCCTGCAACAGGCAACAGAAGCTCCGGTTCAAAGGCCGAAAAAGAAACGGCAAATTACATATATTCAAAAATGGAAGAAGTCGGACTTAAAAACATTACTATAGATGAATTTAAAGCTGACGGCTGGACTTTTAACGGCGCAAATATAAAAATCGCCGGTGAAAACGGCGAAGAAATAATTCACTTAGGCGGATACGCTACAGAAATTAATGCCAATGATGAAAAGCTTAAGCTCGTATATGCAAATAAAGGCACCCAAGCCGATTTAGCTAAATTAGATGTTAAAGGCAAATTAGTTCTAGTTGATATCGACCAACATAATGAATGGTGGATCAACTGGCCTGCCTATGAAGCTTATTTAAAGGGCGCCTACGGTGTAATTGCTGTAAATATTGCAAGCTATGCCCAATATGATGACGATACTATAGGGTCACAGGATATCTGCGGGCCGGAATATGCAAAAGCTATGGCAATCAGCAAAAACAATGCCAATAAATTAAAAGACTTAATAGAAAAATCCGAAAATAAGGAAATAGAAGTAACTTTCAACGCAAAAAGCACCATTACAAAGGGCTCAGCCATTTCACAAAATGTATGGGGTGAAATTCCCGGCAAAACCGATGAAGTCATTTATTTTATCGCTCATTATGACGGTTACTACCACTCTGCTTTTGATGACGCTTCCGGTGTAGCATCTATACTTACTATTGCAAAAGCCATTAATGAAAGCGGCTATATGCCTGAAAAGACCATACGTTTCGTAACCCACGGTGCTGAAGAATGGGGCAAAACCGATTCAGCTTATGACTGGAGCATCGGCGCATATAACCAAATTATGAATATCCATCCTGAATGGGCCGAAAATGCCTTTGCTATGATTAACATAGACGGCTGCTACCCATTGATAGATGAAAATGTTTTAGCCATAAGATCAAATTATGAATTAAAGGACTTTGCCGATAAATACATCACAACCGTACCTGCTACAAACGGCAAAATAGAAATATATAACTCTACCCCGCCTACAACCGGCACAGAGGATTTTATATATTCACAAAACGGTGTACCAGTAATAGCGGCTGTTTCCTTCCATGACAAAAGCAATTCTGTTTACAGAGACGGCGCATACCACAGCTCTGCCGATAATAAAAAATTAGGCTTTAATGAAGAATATTCAAAGTATTCCTCCGCATTCTTCCTGAATATGGCAATGTCATTTGATCAATTGCCTTTAAAACCGCTTAATTTCAATAGTCATATGGAATATATTAAATCTACATTTGATGAAAGCTATACGCCCGAATCTCTCTATGCTGAATTTGCAAAGGCAGAAGAAGCAATTTCTTCTTTAACAAAAAATATCAATCGCTTAAATGAAGAATATGTTTCACTTACAGCAAATGCTAAAAACGAAGAAGCCGCACAATTAAAGTTAGAAATCGTATCTTTAAACAAAGATTTATATAAAATTTTTAAATTTATGCAGCAAAGCTTCGTGAAGCTGGGCTGGGCAGAAAATAAAATTGCCCCCCATGTAAATGCCCAAGACAATATTACTGAAATTGAGCAAATCATAGATTTATTAAAATCAGGAGATGCTCAAACGGCTTTAGACGAACATTTCTACAATATAGATTATAATTGGTATGCTTACGATTGGTCAAAAGAAGCCTACGACTACTTTACCAACCAATATAGGCAAAATGCAAAAGGCACTTTTGGAGAAGGTCTTGTGGAAAAACCAAATGAGGATTTATATGATGTTATTAAAAGCTTAAATGAAAAAACAGCAAAAGGCGACACTGATTTTTCAGCAGAAATTACTGCAATGAAGAAAGCTTTAGAAAACCAAAAAGGCTATTTAATGGAAAGCTATAGTAAAGAAGAAGCGGATATTAGGCTTTTAACAGAAAAAATAATAAAAATAAATACGGATTACAGCAATATTTTCAAATAA
- the citC gene encoding [citrate (pro-3S)-lyase] ligase, whose product MYYTIKRLWIEKSINQKQLWEEFLISQGIKKDNAVNYTIGIYDSDKLVGTGSLFNNIIKCVAVKEEYKGGDIINKILTHLLNEIYALGYGNSFVYTKLESLGSFINLGFTEIARVDSDLIFLERNADGFKSFIDSLRNNSVKNKNTAAIVMNANPFTLGHQYLIQQALRECDFLHLFVLSEDLSLFPKDIRLDLVKKGTAKFKNIKIHETGDYMVSSKTFPSYFLKNDADITKIHAKLDAVIFKNYIAEALNIKTRFVGEEPLSVATDIYNKTMAEVFCPEIDLKIISRLEADKEIISASRVRALMIENDYEAIKKLVPPPTFEFIISEAGKLLGGH is encoded by the coding sequence ATGTATTACACCATTAAAAGACTTTGGATAGAGAAAAGCATTAATCAAAAACAACTGTGGGAAGAATTTTTAATATCCCAAGGCATAAAAAAAGATAATGCCGTCAATTATACCATAGGCATTTATGATTCAGATAAATTAGTCGGTACGGGCTCTTTATTTAATAATATTATTAAATGCGTTGCCGTAAAAGAGGAATATAAAGGCGGCGATATTATAAACAAAATTTTAACCCATTTATTAAATGAAATCTACGCTTTAGGCTACGGCAATTCATTTGTTTATACGAAGCTTGAAAGCCTGGGTTCCTTTATCAATTTAGGCTTTACTGAAATCGCAAGAGTGGATTCCGATTTAATCTTTTTAGAAAGAAACGCCGATGGCTTTAAAAGCTTTATTGATTCTTTAAGAAATAATTCTGTAAAAAATAAAAATACAGCCGCTATTGTGATGAATGCCAACCCTTTTACTTTAGGGCATCAGTATTTAATCCAACAGGCCTTAAGGGAATGTGATTTTCTCCATTTATTTGTGCTTTCGGAAGATTTGTCTCTCTTTCCAAAGGATATAAGGCTTGACCTTGTAAAAAAAGGTACAGCCAAGTTTAAAAACATAAAAATACATGAAACCGGAGATTATATGGTATCTTCAAAAACCTTTCCTTCCTATTTTCTTAAAAATGATGCAGATATAACTAAAATTCATGCTAAGCTGGACGCTGTTATTTTTAAAAATTATATTGCAGAAGCATTAAACATTAAAACCCGATTCGTTGGAGAAGAGCCCCTTTCCGTAGCAACAGATATTTATAATAAAACCATGGCGGAGGTATTCTGTCCTGAAATAGATTTGAAAATTATTTCTCGATTGGAAGCGGATAAAGAAATTATTTCCGCTTCAAGGGTAAGGGCTTTAATGATAGAAAATGATTATGAAGCAATCAAAAAGCTTGTCCCTCCCCCAACCTTTGAATTTATTATTTCCGAAGCGGGGAAGCTCTTGGGAGGTCATTAG
- the citX gene encoding citrate lyase holo-[acyl-carrier protein] synthase → MNINNMFHYGDIPTLEEVLNHREERVFKINSLLNQYQNTVVAFKLNIPGAVKNNDRIYHLFKYGLNQIEETEKAYHLNRIFSEEENLKTGPEIYIIYKNDSFAVKKAFIQLENNPLGPLYDADVYTLDKENITAVSRKDVNAAERKCLICNNYAKYCSGRRIHSLPELHEKIKQIIHEDLNYCNFTFKP, encoded by the coding sequence ATGAATATCAATAATATGTTTCATTACGGTGATATTCCTACTTTAGAGGAAGTTTTAAATCACCGTGAAGAAAGGGTTTTTAAAATAAATTCGCTACTCAATCAATATCAAAATACTGTGGTTGCATTTAAGTTGAATATCCCCGGTGCCGTAAAAAATAATGATAGGATATATCATTTATTTAAATATGGGTTAAATCAAATTGAAGAAACAGAAAAGGCATACCATTTAAATCGAATTTTCTCAGAAGAAGAAAATTTAAAAACAGGGCCGGAAATTTATATTATCTATAAAAATGATTCCTTCGCGGTAAAAAAAGCTTTTATTCAGCTTGAAAATAATCCCTTAGGCCCTTTATATGACGCCGATGTTTATACATTAGATAAAGAAAATATTACTGCCGTAAGCAGAAAAGATGTAAATGCAGCAGAAAGAAAATGCCTTATATGCAATAATTACGCCAAATATTGCAGCGGAAGGAGAATCCACTCCCTTCCGGAGCTTCACGAAAAAATAAAGCAAATCATTCATGAAGATTTGAACTATTGCAATTTTACTTTTAAGCCATAG
- the citG gene encoding triphosphoribosyl-dephospho-CoA synthase CitG, whose translation MENLIHYYASSSVSAIIEEAELSPKPGLVDRYDQGAHKDMDINLMIKSANALLSGFYSYLETGLNHIGTLADLFSAVRKIGLEAEKDMFKATNGINTHKGANFSFGLILSALGYYLQNTGLKSNLTTNDINNIFKIVKQMAENLVEIDFKNIRNKTNLTNGEKLYLQYNHGGIRKEAEEGYKIITETALPELMRLNHKNIDNSRKYLHILFLIISVCDDTNILTRGGLNALRYVKETGKYLFENNIVFKDNYINIIEETNKDFIKRNLSSGGSADLLSIVIFLDKVMHI comes from the coding sequence ATGGAAAATTTAATTCATTATTATGCAAGTTCAAGTGTAAGCGCCATTATAGAAGAAGCAGAATTATCCCCGAAACCGGGGCTTGTAGATCGATACGATCAAGGTGCCCATAAGGATATGGATATAAACCTAATGATAAAATCAGCCAATGCTTTATTAAGCGGCTTTTATTCTTATTTAGAAACGGGGCTTAATCATATAGGAACATTAGCGGATTTATTTTCAGCCGTTAGAAAAATAGGGCTCGAAGCCGAAAAGGATATGTTTAAGGCAACCAATGGAATCAATACCCATAAGGGTGCGAATTTTTCCTTTGGGCTTATCCTTAGCGCGCTGGGCTATTATCTGCAGAATACAGGTTTAAAAAGCAATTTAACCACTAACGATATAAATAATATTTTTAAAATCGTAAAGCAAATGGCTGAAAACCTTGTAGAAATCGATTTTAAAAATATTAGGAATAAAACAAATTTAACAAACGGTGAAAAATTATATCTTCAATATAACCACGGCGGAATCAGGAAAGAAGCAGAAGAAGGCTATAAAATAATAACAGAAACTGCGCTGCCGGAGCTTATGAGGCTGAATCATAAAAATATTGATAACAGCCGAAAATATTTGCATATATTATTCTTGATCATATCTGTCTGCGATGATACAAATATTTTAACAAGAGGCGGCCTTAATGCTCTTCGATATGTGAAAGAAACCGGAAAATACCTTTTTGAAAACAATATTGTTTTTAAAGATAATTATATCAATATCATTGAAGAAACAAATAAAGATTTTATAAAAAGAAATCTAAGCTCCGGAGGGAGCGCAGATTTACTCAGCATCGTAATTTTCTTGGATAAAGTAATGCACATATGA
- a CDS encoding chemotaxis protein CheX yields MENKYADIFINAWHTVLESFSTKQITLAEIHSSKNPVDNRDILVFMGIIGAVSGQVAISMDVNTGKILASEMLGGMEVTDADELVTSAVGEICNMIMGNACLHISSAETGVDITPPTVICNETAPQILISPSYKISLHLEDLDEIDFNVEIATA; encoded by the coding sequence ATGGAAAACAAATACGCTGATATTTTTATCAATGCCTGGCATACGGTATTGGAATCTTTTTCTACAAAACAAATTACACTTGCGGAGATTCATTCTTCTAAAAACCCTGTTGATAATCGTGATATTTTGGTATTTATGGGAATTATCGGCGCTGTAAGCGGACAAGTGGCCATATCGATGGACGTCAATACAGGCAAAATACTTGCATCGGAAATGCTCGGCGGCATGGAGGTTACGGATGCGGATGAACTGGTTACAAGTGCCGTCGGCGAAATATGCAATATGATTATGGGTAACGCCTGCTTGCACATCAGCTCAGCAGAAACCGGTGTGGATATTACACCGCCTACCGTAATTTGCAATGAAACAGCTCCCCAGATACTCATTAGTCCCTCTTATAAAATTTCTTTACACCTTGAGGATTTGGACGAGATCGATTTTAATGTTGAAATTGCGACGGCTTGA